DNA sequence from the Acidimicrobiales bacterium genome:
TGCGCGGGCCACCAGGCCGATCGACCCCTCTCCGGCGACCGGGAGCCGGGCTCGGAGGCCGTCCTGTAAACGCCGCCGGGCGTCCTCGTCGAGCGAGGCGACGTAGCCGGGGGCCGGCCCGTCGCCCCCGAGGAACGGCGACCAGTAGTCGTCGAAGTCGGAGAAGAGGGTGGGCACGTCGATGGCGCGGACGGCCACGTCGCCCATGGCGGCGGCGTCCCACGTCGACCGCAGCGTGTCAGGATGGCAGAGCGAGAACCGCCTGCCCTCGTCCAGCTCCCGAGCAGCCGGGTCGAGCTCGACCGCCGCGTCCCAGAAGGTCCGGAGCAGTTCCATCTTCCCGGCGTAGTCCCACACGTAGGCGGCCACGACGCCGCCGGGCGCTGCTCGTCGCATGGCACGCAATGCGTCCACCGGATCGGGCAGGAAGTTGAGGACGAGCCCCGATACGACGACGTCGGCCCCGCCGGCCGGCAGGTGGGTGGCCTCGGCGACGGCGAACCGGGCCCGAGGGTCGTCGACGTGGAGGGCCGCCCATTCGGCGTAGGCCTCCGCCCGGTCGACGGCGACCACCTGGCTGGGCGAGCAGCGGTCGAGGATCGACGCCGTCAGGGCTCCGGTCCCGCAGCCCACGTCGAGCCAGCGTCTCCCTGCTGGGACCTCCAGCCAGTCGAGGAACTCCGCTGCGACCAGGCGGCTCCACCTGCCCATGTACGGCTCGTACGCGCCGCCCGGGCCCAGGTGTCCGTCATGGGTCAGCTGCCCGGGGTCGCATCGCGCCCGTCGGGATCCGGGACGCCCCGGGTGGCCCGCAGGCCGATCGGATTGCTCGCCCGGTAGGCCGGCTCTGCGGCGGTGAGCATGCGTCGACCCTCTCAGCTCGAGCCCGCTCGTTCTGCGGGCCAGCAGTATTGCGCGCGCGACGGGCATCGCACCCCCGGCGGCGATCGGGCGGCACCACCTCCGGACGGGGGTTGGCCCCCTTGCGTCCCCCGCCGGCGTGTGGTCCATTGAACCGTGGCGGAAGCGCAGGACCTCGTGCGGAGCCGGCGAGCCACGACGAGTGACCTGGTCCTTGTCGCAAGGGCGGAGTGGCGCGCCCGGTGGCGCTCGCAGGTC
Encoded proteins:
- a CDS encoding methyltransferase domain-containing protein, with the translated sequence MGRWSRLVAAEFLDWLEVPAGRRWLDVGCGTGALTASILDRCSPSQVVAVDRAEAYAEWAALHVDDPRARFAVAEATHLPAGGADVVVSGLVLNFLPDPVDALRAMRRAAPGGVVAAYVWDYAGKMELLRTFWDAAVELDPAARELDEGRRFSLCHPDTLRSTWDAAAMGDVAVRAIDVPTLFSDFDDYWSPFLGGDGPAPGYVASLDEDARRRLQDGLRARLPVAGEGSIGLVARAWAARGRVEG